A genomic segment from Nicotiana sylvestris chromosome 1, ASM39365v2, whole genome shotgun sequence encodes:
- the LOC138875764 gene encoding secreted RxLR effector protein 161-like, with product MKAVPYASTVESLMYVILCTRPDICFAVGIVSRFQSNPGREHWTAIRHIIKYLKRTRDYMLVYHSGDLAPIGYTDLDFQSDKDSRKYTSGYVFTSGGGAISWRSIKQSCVADSTIKAEYVVASEAAKEAVWLRNFLKELNVMPSVQAPIVIYCDNSGAVANSKEPRIHKRSKNIERKYHLIRDITQIDDARALKIAS from the coding sequence ATGAAGGCGGTCCCTTATGCTTCTACTGTAGAGAGTCTTATGTATGTTATATTATGTACTAGACCTGACATCTGCTTTGCTGTTGGCATAGTTAGTAGATTTCAGTCTAACCCTGGTCGAGAACACTGGACTGCTATTAGGCATATAATCAAGTACTTGAAGAGGACTAGGGATTATATGTTGGTGTATCACTCAGGTGATCTTGCACCCATTGGCTATACTGATTTAGATTTCCAGTCAGATAAAGACTCTAGAAAATATACCTCAGGATATGTTTTTACCTCAGGAGGTGGAGCCATAAGTTGGAGGAGCATCAAGCAATCATGTGTTGCTGATTCCACCATAAAAGCCGAATATGTGGTTGCATCTGAGGCAGCTAAAGAGGCAGTTTGGCTCAGGAACTTTTTGAAAGAGCTTAATGTGATGCCTTCGGTTCAAGCACCAATTGTAATTTATTGTGACAATAGTGGTGCAGTTGCAAACTCGAAGGAACCAAGAATCCATAAAAGGAGTAAGAATATTGAGCGTAAATATCACTTAATTCGGGACATAACTCAGATAGATGATGCAAGAGCGTTGAAGATTGCGTCATAG